The window CGGTAGTGTTCGCCGCGCTCAGACCTTACAATGCGCGCTGAATTTCTCTTTGCCGGAACCGCTGATGAAAGACTTCCTGATTGCACCGTCCATTCTGTCTGCCGACTTTGCCCGTCTGGGTGAAGAAGTTGAAAACGTACTGGCCGCCGGAGCCGACGTGGTGCATTTCGACGTGATGGATAACCACTACGTACCGAACCTGACCATCGGCCCGATGGTGTGTAAAGCGCTGCGCAATCATGGCATCAATGCACCGATTGATGTGCACCTGATGGTAAAGCCGGTGGATCGTCTGATCGGCGATTTTATTGAAGCCGGTGCAAGCTATATCACTTTCCACCCGGAAGCGTCTGAGCATATCGACCGCAGCCTGCAGCTGATCAAATCGGCGGGCTGTAAGGCGGGTCTGGTGTTTAACCCGGCAACTCCGCTGCACTATATGGATTATGTGATGGACAAGCTGGATGTGGTGCTGCTGATGTCGGTTAACCCGGGCTTTGGTGGTCAGTCTTTTATTCCGGCCACACTGGATAAACTGCGTGAAGCGCGCGCCAAAATTGATGCCTCGGGTCTGGATATCCGTCTGGAAATCGACGGTGGTGTTAAGGCCGATAATATCCGCGAAATCACCGCTGCCGGTGCCGATATGTTTGTCGCCGGTTCTGCCATTTTTAATGCGCCGGACTACAAAACCGTGATCGATCAGATGCGTGCAGAAATCGCTGCTGCGGCGAAGTAACGGATGCGCTGGAATGCTGCGCTGAGTGCGCACTTTACGGCCGCTGGTGGCCCGCAGTTATTGCTGCTGGATCTGGATGGCACACTGATCGACAGTGTGCCCGATCTGGCGGCCGCGACCGATGCCATGCTGGCAGGTCTTGGCCGCGCCGTTGCCGGTAGCGAAAAGGTCAGCCACTGGATCGGTAATGGTGCGGATATGCTGATCCGCCGTGCCCTCTGCGAGGGTGATGAACAGGCCGCCGTGGCGCTGGCCGAAGAGCATGTACAGCCGGCACGGGCATTGTTTGATCAGGCGTATCTGAATACCCTGCATCATGCCACCGGTGCTTATCCGGGCGTCAGTGAATGGCTGCAGCAGGTGTTGATTCCTAAGGTACTGATTACCAATAAACCGCGCTTATTTACCCTGCCATTGCTGCAATCACTGGGCTGGGAAGATTACTTCGTTCAGGTGCTGTGCGGCGATGATCTGGCCGAGAAAAAACCATCAGCTATGCCTTTGTTACATGCCTGCCAGACGCAGAATGTGACACCGCAACAGGCACTGATGATCGGTGATTCGCGTAACGATATTCAGGCGGCAAAAGCGGCGGGTATTGCCAGTGTTGCCGTCACTTACGGCTATAACCACGGCGAAGATATTCACAGCGCCCGGCCTGACTGGGTGGTGGATAATCTGCTGCAGTTACTCGGCTGATACTATTGATACTAGGGCCTGTCGACACTAAGTAAATCCGGCCTGCTGAGAGCCAGCTTTTCTCAGAACAAGGAGAGAGGAGTGATATTAGCGGGCTAAATGAATGACGAACGACGAAGTTAATGAGGAAAACTGGCCTCAGCCCGAAGGGTTATGGCTAAAAACCCCTCATCCTGCGTTGCTGTTCGTTCGCTTAACCCGTTAGGCCACACTCTCAGTGCCTTGTCTGAGGAGTTTTTAGCCAATAACAGGCCTGTTTAATTAGTGTCGACAGGCCCTAACAGCGGCGGTTATGCCGCCGCTGTTGTCTGTGCCTGTCTGCTTTCTTTATTTACGCGAAAAGCGGCTTACAGATATTTCTGCCAGAACATCGCTTTACCCATGGCCGCATCCAGTTCATAGCTGGCATAGCCCAGTGAGCGGTATGCGTTCTGCGCCACCTTATTACCTTCCAGCACTTCCAGCGTCAGCTTGCAGCAGCCGAGTTCGCGGGCGATTTCTTCGGTTTTGTTCATGATGCGCTTGGACAGGCCGCGGCCCTGAAATTTTTCCACCACGGCCACGTCGTGCACATTCAGCAACGGTTTGCAGGAAAAGGTTGAAAAACCTTCGATGGAAATCACCAGCCCCGCTGGTTCATCATCAATAAAGGCCAGCACCACGTGCACATTCGGGCGCCTGGCCAGCTCGGCTGCCAGATTAGCACGGGTAAAGTCAGACAGTTTTTCACCGCCCCCCATAATGCCGTTGGCATAGTGGTTCAGCACCTCGATCATGGCATTGGCATGGAGGGGATTGTTCAGATCAGCAATAACGATTTGTTCAGATTGTTCAGACACAACAGCCATTCCGGATTTAATAAGCTACTCAGTAGCGCGGTACTTTAGGAGTTCATGCCTGTGGCGTAAAGGGCCGTATCCTGTACTGTGCCGAATGACCGGCAGTGTTGACATTTTATGACGCTCCGCCAGCCCCTTTGCCTTGTAATCTCTGTCCTTGCTCCCATATAGCTGTTACCACCCGCCATCTTATGCTGCACAGTCAGCCAACAGACCCGGCGGCCATTCAAGCACTGACCTCCCGGAGTTGCCTGTGCCTTTGTTATTTATCTTTATTCTGGTGCCGATGATTGAACTGGCTGTGCTGATCAAAGTTGGCTCCCATATCGGCGTGCTGTGGACGCTGGCGCTTATTTTCCTCACCGCCATTATCGGCGTTACCCTGCTGCGGGCTCAGGGCCTGGCGACGCTGATGCGTGCCGGTCAGCGTCTGCAGGAAGGGCAGTTACCGGCACAGGAACTGGCGGAAGGCTTTTTGCTGGCACTGGCCGGTGCCTTGCTGATTACTCCGGGATTTGTCACCGATGCTATCGGCTTTACCCTGTTGTTGCCCGGTGTACGCGGCCATTTTGCCGGTTCGGTACTGAAACTGCTCAAACCTCAGATGATGGGCGGTATGGGCGCAGGTCGTGGCCCGCGTGATGTTTATGGTGAAAGCGAACAGCCGGGCCGTATTCACCCGAATCAGAACCGTCCGACCATTATCGACGGCGAATATCGCCGCGAAGACTGAAAATTTTTAAGCGGGGGTGTTGAAAAGGTTGTGCGCCACCCCCAATAAGCGAAACACAACGAAAATACAGTTTGGGGATAAGGGCGAAGCAGGCATGGTCTGTACCGTCCGACCCCGGTTATCAGCAAACATTGCTTTAAACATTGGAGAAAACCTCAAATGAAAATCCGTCCTTTACACGATCGCGTCGTTGTTCGTCGCAAGGAAGAAGAGCAAACCACCGCTGGCGGTATCCTGCTGCCGGGCGCTGCTGCTGAAAAGCCGAGCCAGGGTGAAGTGCTTGCTGTCGGTACGGGTCGTATTTCCAACAATGGCGAAGTTCAGCCTATGTCTGTGAAAGTTGGCGATACCGTTGTGTTCGGCAAATACTCCGGCTCCAACACCATCAAGATCGATGGTGAAGAGCTGCTGATTCTGAACGAAAGCGAAATTTACGGTGTTCTCGAAGCCTAAGCGTTTCTGCTTCAACCGTTAGTATCGAAACTCACTGAATTTAAAGGAAACAAACATGGCTGCTAAAGAAGTTAAATTTGGCAATGACGCCCGCGTAAAAATGCTGGCTGGCGTTAACGTACTGGCTAACGCGGTAAAAGTAACTCTGGGCCCTAAAGGCCGTAACGTGGTACTGGAAAAGTCTTTCGGCGCTCCGACCATCACCAAAGACGGTGTATCTGTCGCCAAAGAAATCGAACTGGAAGACAAGTTCGAAAACATGGGCGCGCAGATGGTTAAAGAAGTGGCGTCCCAGGCTAACGATCAGGCCGGTGACGGTACCACGACTGCAACCGTTCTGGCTCAGGCCATTGTTAACGAAGGTCTGAAAGCCGTTGCTGCGGGCATGAACCCGATGGATCTTAAGCGCGGTATCGACAAAGCCACCGCCGCTGTTGTTGAAGCCCTGAAAGAACAGGCTCAGCCTTGCACCGACTCTAAAGCCATTGCTCAGGTTGGTACTATTTCTGCCAACTCTGACGAATCTGTTGGCACCATCATCGCCGAAGCGATGGCCAAAGTGGGTAAAGAAGGCGTTATCACCGTTGAAGAAGGCAAAGGCCTGAACGACGAACTGGAAGTGGTTGAAGGTATGCAGTTCGACCGCGGCTTCCTGTCTCCTTACTTCATCAACAATCAGGAAAAAATGGTTGCTGAACTGGAGCACCCGGTGATCCTGCTGGTCGACAAGAAAATCGACAACCTGCAGGAACTGATCCCGATTCTGGAAAACGTGGCTAAATCCGGCCGTCCGCTGCTGATCGTGGCTGAAGACGTTGAAGGTCAGGCGCTGGCGACTCTGGTTGTGAACAACCTGCGCGGTACGTTCAAAGTCGCTGCGGTTAAAGCGCCTGGCTTCGGCGACC of the Thalassolituus hydrocarboniclasticus genome contains:
- the rpe gene encoding ribulose-phosphate 3-epimerase translates to MKDFLIAPSILSADFARLGEEVENVLAAGADVVHFDVMDNHYVPNLTIGPMVCKALRNHGINAPIDVHLMVKPVDRLIGDFIEAGASYITFHPEASEHIDRSLQLIKSAGCKAGLVFNPATPLHYMDYVMDKLDVVLLMSVNPGFGGQSFIPATLDKLREARAKIDASGLDIRLEIDGGVKADNIREITAAGADMFVAGSAIFNAPDYKTVIDQMRAEIAAAAK
- a CDS encoding phosphoglycolate phosphatase, translated to MRWNAALSAHFTAAGGPQLLLLDLDGTLIDSVPDLAAATDAMLAGLGRAVAGSEKVSHWIGNGADMLIRRALCEGDEQAAVALAEEHVQPARALFDQAYLNTLHHATGAYPGVSEWLQQVLIPKVLITNKPRLFTLPLLQSLGWEDYFVQVLCGDDLAEKKPSAMPLLHACQTQNVTPQQALMIGDSRNDIQAAKAAGIASVAVTYGYNHGEDIHSARPDWVVDNLLQLLG
- a CDS encoding GNAT family N-acetyltransferase, translating into MSEQSEQIVIADLNNPLHANAMIEVLNHYANGIMGGGEKLSDFTRANLAAELARRPNVHVVLAFIDDEPAGLVISIEGFSTFSCKPLLNVHDVAVVEKFQGRGLSKRIMNKTEEIARELGCCKLTLEVLEGNKVAQNAYRSLGYASYELDAAMGKAMFWQKYL
- a CDS encoding FxsA family protein, encoding MPLLFIFILVPMIELAVLIKVGSHIGVLWTLALIFLTAIIGVTLLRAQGLATLMRAGQRLQEGQLPAQELAEGFLLALAGALLITPGFVTDAIGFTLLLPGVRGHFAGSVLKLLKPQMMGGMGAGRGPRDVYGESEQPGRIHPNQNRPTIIDGEYRRED
- a CDS encoding co-chaperone GroES, which encodes MKIRPLHDRVVVRRKEEEQTTAGGILLPGAAAEKPSQGEVLAVGTGRISNNGEVQPMSVKVGDTVVFGKYSGSNTIKIDGEELLILNESEIYGVLEA
- the groL gene encoding chaperonin GroEL (60 kDa chaperone family; promotes refolding of misfolded polypeptides especially under stressful conditions; forms two stacked rings of heptamers to form a barrel-shaped 14mer; ends can be capped by GroES; misfolded proteins enter the barrel where they are refolded when GroES binds), encoding MAAKEVKFGNDARVKMLAGVNVLANAVKVTLGPKGRNVVLEKSFGAPTITKDGVSVAKEIELEDKFENMGAQMVKEVASQANDQAGDGTTTATVLAQAIVNEGLKAVAAGMNPMDLKRGIDKATAAVVEALKEQAQPCTDSKAIAQVGTISANSDESVGTIIAEAMAKVGKEGVITVEEGKGLNDELEVVEGMQFDRGFLSPYFINNQEKMVAELEHPVILLVDKKIDNLQELIPILENVAKSGRPLLIVAEDVEGQALATLVVNNLRGTFKVAAVKAPGFGDRRKAMLQDIAVLTGAQVISEEVGMSLETTTIDMLGTAKKVVISKENTVIVDGAGSEGDVKARVEQIRAEMEASTSDYDKEKLQERVAKLAGGVAVIKVGAGSEVEMKEKKDRVDDALHATRAAVEEGVVAGGGVALVRALTKVDVKGDNEDQNVGIALALRAMEAPIRQIAANAGAEGSVVVDKVKAGSGAFGFNAASGEYGDMIEMGILDPAKVTRTSLQAAASVAGLMITTEAMVAEIPKEAPAMPDMGGMGGMGGMGGMM